CGAGGGCGCGGCCATAGAGTCCCTCGCCGAATCTCTCTCGGCGCTCCTTGAACGGCGGCTCCCACGCTGCGGGATCCGGTTGGTAGTCGAACTCGCGCTCCGCCCGGCCGAAGGTGTCGTAGTAGCGCAGCACGTGCTCGGTCAGCGCCCGCCGCCGCGCGCCCGCGAGCACGTAGGTGTGCCAGGGCTGGACGTTGGAGTTGCTCGGCGCCCGGGCGGCGAGGTCCAGGATCTCGCGAACCAGCTGCGGGGGGACCGGATCGTCACGGTAGGCCCGCACGCTGCGCCGGCCCCGGACGATCGCGTCGAACGCGTCCACCTCGTCGTGGCGACACGACGAAGGCGCGCCCTGGCGCGTCGAGGTCATTCGACCGGAGGCACGATGTCGTAGGAGATGCGGCCCGCCGGAAGGTAGAACAAGGCGATGACGGCGCCGCCACGCACCTCCGGGTAGTGGTGGCTCGCCGGGTCCGGCGCCGTCCAGCCCCCGCCGCACCAGCCGCGTGGACCGGCGAGCTCGGCGCCCTCGTCGAGCGCGACGACGAGGTTCAGCTCGCCGTACGGGTGCTGGTGGTATTGGCCACGGAACGGCTCGACGCTGTCCATGTAGACGGCCGTGATGCTGAAGTAGTTCAGCTCGGCACTCGGCTCGGCGAGGCGACTGCGCCGGTAGTGCGGGCCGTCGATCTCGATGTTGGCCGCCCAGCCGTCCCGGACACCCTCGGTCACCAGACTCGCCACACGGTCGTAGAACTCCGAGCCGGGGCCGTGGGTCTGGTTCAACCAGCGCTCGAGGTCCTCCCCGGCGGTCCGGTTCTTCAACGCGTTCAGGAACGGGATGCTGGCGTCGATCAGGTCCTGCGGTGTGCTCATGGTCGGTCTCCTCGTCTCGTCCGGGCGCCCGCCCGATCCGGTTCTAATACAATACCGTATCGTAACGAAATCGGAAGAGGGGACTTGCGATACTGAGCCCATGACCCCCAGCGCACACGCGACGCCCGCTGCGGCCGCCGGGCCCGGCCGCCCTCGCGACGCCGATCTCGACACTGCGATCATCCAGGTGACCCGTGAGCGGCTGGCAGAGCAGGGCTACTCGCAGATCAGCCTGAGCGAGATCGCGGCCGCGGCGGGTACGACCCGGCCCACGTTGTACCGCCGCTGGCCGACCAAGCTCGATCTCGTCATCGCCGCGCTGGAGTGGGGGTTCCAGGCGCAGACCGACTCCTACCCCAGCGACGCCATCGCCGAGCTGGAGCCGCGCGAGGCCTTCGTCGAGGCGGTACGGCGCCTCGACCCGGCGTACTTCAACGAGGACGCCATGTTGCTGATGGGCAACTTCATGGGCGAGGCCCGCCGGACGCCGGAACTGCTTGCGATCGTGCGCGAGCGCGCCGTCAACCCACGGCTCGCCCAGCTCGAGGCCGTACTCCAGGCGCTGCAGCATGGCGGCGGGATCCGGCCGGAGGTCGACGTGCGGGCGGTCGCCACACTGTGCTTCGGCGCGTACTTCGCCACGTTCCTGCGCGAGGACGCCGACCACCACGCCGTCGCGGAGAGCGTCTGCGACACCCTGTGGCCCTCACTCGCCCCCTGACGGCGCCGCCGAACGGCACCGGGGGATCCACCGAATCAGCGCATCGAGCAGGTCCGCGAGCGCCTCGTCGTTCTCCGGGCTCGGAGAGAAGCGCCGTCCCGACGCCTGCTCCTCGATCCGAGCGCCGACCGACGGGACCACCACGGCCTCGCGCAGGGCGAGCGCCCCGACCGACGACAGCACCGGGCGAAGGGCGGCCGCGGCCCGGGTCCCGCCGGAGATCCCCCCGTAGCTGACCAAGCCGACCGGCTTGTCCGACCACTCATGGAAGAGGTGGTCGACGGCGTTCTTCAAGGCCGCATTGAAGCTGTGGT
The genomic region above belongs to Nocardioides sp. QY071 and contains:
- a CDS encoding nitroreductase encodes the protein MTSTRQGAPSSCRHDEVDAFDAIVRGRRSVRAYRDDPVPPQLVREILDLAARAPSNSNVQPWHTYVLAGARRRALTEHVLRYYDTFGRAEREFDYQPDPAAWEPPFKERRERFGEGLYGRALGLRLEDATERERYHRRNYDFFSAPVGMIVTTARNPRASALIDVGAYIQTLLLSARSRGLATCAQASFLDFHPAVREHLAIPADRMIVCGISLGYEDRAHPIAVNATDREPLDQQVTFVR
- a CDS encoding NAD(P)H-dependent oxidoreductase, giving the protein MAEHPPLVQVITASTRRQRVGHHVAAWVAEQAEGRPALTVEQVDLAQVDLPLYDEPRHPRLRQYEHEHTRAFGRLIERADGFVIVFPEYNHSFNAALKNAVDHLFHEWSDKPVGLVSYGGISGGTRAAAALRPVLSSVGALALREAVVVPSVGARIEEQASGRRFSPSPENDEALADLLDALIRWIPRCRSAAPSGGE
- a CDS encoding DUF4863 family protein; amino-acid sequence: MSTPQDLIDASIPFLNALKNRTAGEDLERWLNQTHGPGSEFYDRVASLVTEGVRDGWAANIEIDGPHYRRSRLAEPSAELNYFSITAVYMDSVEPFRGQYHQHPYGELNLVVALDEGAELAGPRGWCGGGWTAPDPASHHYPEVRGGAVIALFYLPAGRISYDIVPPVE
- a CDS encoding TetR/AcrR family transcriptional regulator, which translates into the protein MTPSAHATPAAAAGPGRPRDADLDTAIIQVTRERLAEQGYSQISLSEIAAAAGTTRPTLYRRWPTKLDLVIAALEWGFQAQTDSYPSDAIAELEPREAFVEAVRRLDPAYFNEDAMLLMGNFMGEARRTPELLAIVRERAVNPRLAQLEAVLQALQHGGGIRPEVDVRAVATLCFGAYFATFLREDADHHAVAESVCDTLWPSLAP